The following DNA comes from Mycolicibacterium aromaticivorans JS19b1 = JCM 16368.
GTCTCACGCCGGCTTCGGGGGCTGGATTGTCATGAATCTTCGCGGCCCACCAGCAAGGATACCAATTCAGCGCAGGCCGACTCCAATTGGCTGTTCACGACGACGACGTCGAACCGCCCCTGAGCTGCGAGCTCGGCCCGGGCGGTGGCGAGGCGACGCTCGACGTGGTCCTTGGTTTCGGTACCCCGACCGGCCAATCGCTGTTCGAGGGCCTCCCAGCTGGGCGGCGCCAGGAACACGGTCACCGCCTCCGGCATCGCCCGTTTGACGGCCTCGGCTCCGGCCAGGTCTACCTCGATCAACACCGGGTTCCCGGCCGCGGCGGCGTCGGCCACCGGCGCGGCCAGCGTGCCGGAACGCTGCAGACCGTTGTGGATCTCTGCCCATTCGAGCAGCTCACCGTCGTCGATCAGTTGCTGAAAACGTGCGGGGGTGACGAAGTGGTAGTCGACCCCGTCCACCTCACCCGGGCGCCGGGCCCGAGTGGTGGCCGACACGCTGAAGTGCAGGTCGGGTACCTGCTCACGCAGGCAACGGACGATCGTCGACTTTCCCACCCCGGATGGCCCGGACAGCACCACCACTCGGCCACGGCCGCGGTGGTCGGGCGTACCGCCCGCGCTGTCCGGCCCTCCGCCGGCATTCACCGACTGTCTAGTCAGCGGTGAAGTCGAACTTTTCCAGCAATGCCTTGCGCTGCCGATCGCCGAGTCCGCGCAGGCGGCGGGTCGGGGCGATCTCGAGCTCGGTCATGATTTCCTGCGCCTTGACCTTGCCCACCTTGGGCAGGGCTTCCAGCAGTGCGGAAACCTTCATCTTGCCGAGGACCTCGTCGGTCTCAGCGT
Coding sequences within:
- the gmk gene encoding guanylate kinase, which gives rise to MNAGGGPDSAGGTPDHRGRGRVVVLSGPSGVGKSTIVRCLREQVPDLHFSVSATTRARRPGEVDGVDYHFVTPARFQQLIDDGELLEWAEIHNGLQRSGTLAAPVADAAAAGNPVLIEVDLAGAEAVKRAMPEAVTVFLAPPSWEALEQRLAGRGTETKDHVERRLATARAELAAQGRFDVVVVNSQLESACAELVSLLVGREDS
- the mihF gene encoding integration host factor, actinobacterial type encodes the protein MALPQLTDEQRAAALEKAAAARRARAELKDRLKRGGTNLKQVLKDAETDEVLGKMKVSALLEALPKVGKVKAQEIMTELEIAPTRRLRGLGDRQRKALLEKFDFTAD